From the Candidatus Saccharibacteria bacterium genome, the window CTTCTGAATCAACAACTGTATTTTCGGGAATTATTGTTTGTTCACCGTCCAAATTTGGACATAAGTCTTTACCCTGCTCCAATGATGAAGCCGGTTTAGACTGTCTATACCGAGTACCCTTCAGGGTATCGGTATAGATGCTTACGGTATCGAGATTGTCTGCCTTACCGGATATTGAAATGGTTTGTACGGCAAAATCTATATCAAGTTTATCTAAGGAAGCCTGTGCCGGAGTTACCTGCGAAATATATGACAGCAAACGGGTGGCGACAGGCTTCTGTACGTGCAGCTTGGTCAAGGTGTTAAGTTGGCTCTGAACCGTGAGTATTTTATCTAAACTCTTAAAGCCTTTTAGTTTAGTATGGTACGTTTTTATATCACTATCCAGATCACTGAGACTTTTTTTCTGAACTACATTGACGAAAAAGAAGGCGAACAGAAAGACAGCCAAGGAAATCCCACCCACAACCAATGAAATGAATGTCATGAGGTATTTTGTACGACGCGCTTTTACAAATTCAAGCTTTATATCCGGCAATAGATTAAGCTGTACCATTATTCATTCCTTTCCGCAAGACCAGCTGCCACACCAAACTGGTTCGAAACTGCAAGCAGTTCGTTTTGCCTATCCGCAGCAAAGGCAACATTACGCCAAGCATTACCGATCTCTACATTGACTCCAAATTTATTTGCCATATAGAGGGGAAATTCTGGGATTGTGGAAGCACCTCCGGTAACAATCATGCGTTCGATGGGAGTATCAGCATAACGTGTCTGAAAGAACTTGACTGACTTATCTATCTCGCTGACGAGCAAATCTATTGTGCCAATGATTGCCTGATACACTTGTCCTTCAAGCTTATCCTTGCTCACACCAAACTTACTCACAAACTGCTGAGCCTGCTTATCATCTATATTCAGGTTTTGTGTTGCCGAACGAATAACCGCCTCCACGCCAGTGGGAATTGAACGGGTTAGTCTCGGCGCCCCTCCTAGAGTTATCACAAGATCAGTGCTAAAGTGACCCATGTCAACTACTAGTTGGGGAGCCGTGGTATCGGAAGTAATGAGTGATCGTGAAATCGCTAGATTATCAGGCTCAAATGCAATAACATTAAGGCCTATTGATTCGATCATATCCAGTCGCTGCTCAACAAGGTTATTCGAGACGCTGCTGAGCAAAACCTCAATCTTCGTGTGATCCTTTGGCGAGTCGCCTAGTGCAGCCCAGTCAATCTTACTCTCTGCAGGGGGTGTTGGTATAAGCGACTCTGCTTGGTAGCGAATTGCCTTCCCAAGTTCGCCTTCTGGAATTCGATCAAAGTCGATGACCGTAGTGAAGACGCGGCTACTCGGAAGTCCCACCGCGACATTGCGCGTAGATAAGCGAGCCTCAGACACTAAATTTGAAAGGATTTGAGCAAGCTTCTGCTGATCGGCCTTACTATCACTCTGTGCCACTTTTGCATCGACTGGCACATACGCATATTTTACAAGCCCCCTACTAGCACCAGATCCCCGTAACTCAACCAGCCTGATACCCGTCGTTCCGATATCAAGCCCAAAGAATGATGATACCCCACTCAATATACTCATAATTATCCATCATTATAAAGAAACTCCTATCTAACCACAAGTGCTTTAGGTAAAGTGGTTTGTCATCTTGTCATGAACACTAAGCATGAGCTCCTGAGGGAGATAGTTATACCCTAAGAACTGGTGTCGAATTCGGTATCAAGAGAAATTTCAAGGGGTAACGAGTTTCGCACTTTGAGCTCATGTGCATTTTCTCCTCGAAGCACGGAGGGAGCCGTACTGAGGTACGGCGAGTGAGTACTGGAGAGGAAAAATGTGCAGGAGCCTAAGAAGCCGGCAGTGCGGCCAGCTTCGCTGGGAGGCAGGCTGGCTAGTGCGAAACTCGTGGGGGTAATGAATTGGTAAACCATGACGTACATTCGATACCAACGCACAATCCGCTGTAAGTGGCAAGGTTGGTGATGAAAGTATGTCTATACCTGGCGCAAAGCCTCACCTGCCTAATCGACATATGCTAAGCCTAAAGTACAACCTACAATATTGGTGGCAGGCTAACGTATGAATCATATTTGACTGGACCGATACCGGACGCACTACCGCCTCGGCTCATCCACAGCTCAGCGCTGTAAATGAATTCTTCACCTGGGTCTGCCGGCACCGCACTTGCGGTTTTAAAACTACCTAAGTTTCCCCAGGTTCTATTGAGGACTAGACGTTTTGCTACAACCGCACCATAGACAGTCAGCTTGTGATAACAATCACTATATCCCGACGCTGATGTCTGCAAATTAACAGCGCTTCCGAGACCATATGAGCAACTATAGAATGTCCCACCGCTGCCATTTCCGTCGCTATCTCCAGTATAATACACTCCTCGCATTGTATTAACATCATTGTCCGTGAATATATCTCCGTTCAAAACAAATACATTGAGCCTGGGGACGTCGGCAGCAGAATTATATATGCCGTATGATATACCCGGATTAGCAATGTAGAGATTACCGCTGGTCAGATTGATAGTCAGCCTAACTCCGGGATGAAGCGTGCCAAAGATCGTTAAATCACCACTATACGTCAGGTCGTAGTCGCCTGGCGCAAATGACCCTACATCCAACGTACCGGGGCTAGCAGTCGCCGATGAAACCGGCACGGGAGGCGTGTAATTTGGTACATTGTATCCTCCTCCGTACGTACCTCCGCCAAACGTTGTGTTTGCAAAAGCTAAACCATGACCGGATTGTGCACTGACGCCTCCGGGCAGACTTATGCCTGTCACAAAATTAGATAT encodes:
- a CDS encoding PilN domain-containing protein, with translation MVQLNLLPDIKLEFVKARRTKYLMTFISLVVGGISLAVFLFAFFFVNVVQKKSLSDLDSDIKTYHTKLKGFKSLDKILTVQSQLNTLTKLHVQKPVATRLLSYISQVTPAQASLDKLDIDFAVQTISISGKADNLDTVSIYTDTLKGTRYRQSKPASSLEQGKDLCPNLDGEQTIIPENTVVDSEGNCVSVKRAFSEVVLKSFKRDEKGANFTITLKYDPALFDVSYDTNLLVPTTTPTNEGNLFGGEN
- the pilM gene encoding type IV pilus assembly protein PilM codes for the protein MSILSGVSSFFGLDIGTTGIRLVELRGSGASRGLVKYAYVPVDAKVAQSDSKADQQKLAQILSNLVSEARLSTRNVAVGLPSSRVFTTVIDFDRIPEGELGKAIRYQAESLIPTPPAESKIDWAALGDSPKDHTKIEVLLSSVSNNLVEQRLDMIESIGLNVIAFEPDNLAISRSLITSDTTAPQLVVDMGHFSTDLVITLGGAPRLTRSIPTGVEAVIRSATQNLNIDDKQAQQFVSKFGVSKDKLEGQVYQAIIGTIDLLVSEIDKSVKFFQTRYADTPIERMIVTGGASTIPEFPLYMANKFGVNVEIGNAWRNVAFAADRQNELLAVSNQFGVAAGLAERNE